A section of the Pseudanabaena mucicola str. Chao 1806 genome encodes:
- a CDS encoding ABC transporter substrate-binding protein, with protein sequence MRRRQFNQLSLSLAGLGMAACSDSSVLNYRPQTKNPKFRVWWIQSFYPAETEALSQIVAEWERNNNTKVEITFYNDGAINRDTENALNNGNPPDILFSNTAEFALYPKLAWQNNLVDVTDVVEPVKDLFSPIALKAVSYKNGVTNKRSYHAVPIAQLAAGIHYWRDLLADMGLGDTSIPRDWDGFWKFWETAQDRARSRGKKDIYGIGLPMSPDPTNTDTIFMFEQFLEAYGVDLLDDNGQLQIDIPNNREGIIAALTKYAGFYKSGFVPPKATQWTDADNNQVFLSKNSFMTANPGLSIPASQQFDSVVYNKKLVTTEWPLAPSGKPLNYLVAVKQAVIFASSNNQAMAKSLLSHIIQPNNLLTYLKGAGGRYFPTMPKLLEDPYYKDSQDPHILTATKQFQNNTSFYTAQNPAYAGVGADKIWGKAIKFVAQGIATPEQAANTAIAQIKDIFAKWK encoded by the coding sequence ATGCGTCGTCGTCAGTTTAACCAACTATCACTATCTCTAGCAGGTCTGGGAATGGCGGCTTGTAGTGATTCCTCGGTCTTAAATTATCGACCTCAAACCAAAAATCCTAAATTTCGTGTCTGGTGGATTCAGAGCTTTTATCCTGCCGAAACTGAAGCACTTTCGCAGATTGTTGCTGAGTGGGAAAGAAATAATAACACTAAAGTAGAGATTACTTTTTATAACGATGGAGCAATTAATCGTGATACTGAAAATGCGCTAAACAATGGTAATCCCCCAGACATTCTATTTAGTAATACTGCTGAATTTGCTCTATATCCCAAATTAGCATGGCAGAACAACTTAGTAGATGTAACTGATGTTGTTGAACCTGTCAAAGATTTATTTAGCCCGATCGCTCTCAAAGCAGTTTCCTATAAAAATGGAGTCACTAATAAACGTAGTTATCACGCAGTCCCAATTGCTCAACTTGCGGCGGGAATTCATTATTGGCGCGATTTACTTGCTGATATGGGACTAGGTGATACGAGCATTCCGAGGGATTGGGATGGCTTTTGGAAGTTTTGGGAAACAGCCCAAGATCGCGCCAGAAGTAGGGGAAAAAAGGACATTTATGGCATTGGCTTACCCATGTCTCCAGACCCCACTAACACTGATACCATCTTTATGTTTGAACAGTTTCTGGAAGCCTATGGTGTGGATTTATTAGATGATAATGGTCAACTCCAAATTGATATTCCTAACAATCGCGAAGGAATAATAGCTGCATTAACTAAGTATGCGGGATTTTATAAGAGTGGCTTTGTACCCCCTAAAGCGACTCAATGGACAGACGCTGATAACAATCAGGTTTTTCTGAGCAAGAATTCATTTATGACCGCAAACCCAGGGTTATCTATCCCTGCTTCTCAACAGTTTGACTCGGTAGTTTATAACAAGAAATTAGTGACGACCGAATGGCCGCTTGCCCCTAGTGGTAAGCCACTGAACTATTTAGTTGCGGTGAAGCAGGCTGTTATTTTTGCAAGCTCTAATAATCAAGCTATGGCGAAGAGCTTATTGTCACATATCATCCAACCTAATAATTTGTTGACATATTTAAAAGGAGCAGGCGGGCGATATTTCCCAACTATGCCAAAACTATTGGAAGATCCCTATTACAAAGACTCACAAGATCCACATATATTAACAGCAACGAAACAATTCCAAAACAATACCTCATTTTATACAGCACAGAATCCTGCTTATGCAGGTGTGGGAGCAGACAAAATATGGGGTAAAGCTATCAAATTTGTGGCTCAGGGTATTGCTACACCTGAACAAGCGGCGAATACGGCGATCGCACAAATTAAAGATATTTTTGCTAAGTGGAAATGA
- a CDS encoding HAD family hydrolase, producing MKKYDAIVFDFDGVIVESVDVKTRAFAALYKEYGEQIVKQVENYHLLNNGISRFEKFRYYHEALLGKTLTKEEEIQLGDRFSQYVESAVIASPYVLGADDFLEKYYQSIPLFVASGTPDEELKRIVSFRNMNHYFVSVHGSPTKKSAIIQKILTNHGFNPDRVLMVGDAIADYEGAIGAGVKFIGRVLQYPQTYPFSIETVVLPDLTQLETAISGA from the coding sequence ATGAAAAAATATGATGCGATTGTATTTGACTTTGATGGAGTCATCGTTGAGTCAGTAGATGTCAAAACTAGAGCCTTTGCTGCTCTGTATAAAGAATATGGAGAGCAAATAGTAAAGCAGGTTGAGAACTACCATCTTTTGAACAATGGCATCTCGCGCTTTGAAAAATTTCGCTATTATCACGAAGCCCTGCTGGGAAAGACATTAACGAAGGAGGAGGAGATACAACTTGGCGATCGCTTTTCCCAATATGTTGAAAGTGCAGTAATAGCATCGCCCTATGTATTAGGAGCCGATGATTTTCTCGAAAAGTATTACCAATCAATTCCTCTATTTGTTGCCTCTGGCACTCCAGATGAAGAACTGAAACGGATTGTGTCATTCCGTAACATGAACCATTATTTTGTCTCTGTTCATGGTTCTCCTACCAAAAAAAGCGCTATTATTCAAAAGATTCTAACAAATCATGGGTTTAACCCTGATCGCGTGTTAATGGTTGGTGATGCGATCGCTGATTATGAAGGCGCGATCGGTGCAGGTGTAAAATTTATAGGCAGGGTGTTGCAATATCCGCAAACCTATCCCTTTAGCATAGAAACTGTTGTTTTGCCAGACTTAACACAGCTTGAAACTGCTATAAGTGGTGCCTAG
- a CDS encoding phosphoglycerate dehydrogenase produces MKLLISTSSFDLQSNQILQKLQQQGFEIILNPYGRRLKESELLELLSDDVVGMIAGVEPITRNVLSSAKSLKIISRCGIGTDSVDLHAAAEMGIPVHITPTAPVIAVAELAVSLILASLRRIAEADRQLRTGTWKPLMGRLIASQVIGLLGYGRVGNRVGQLLKTFGAKRVAYDIASSSLFADTVSVASLDEFLAMATVVTIHIPYSKENHHLVDRDFINKMQAGSILINTSRGGIIDEEALYDALVSGHLAGAALDVFEEEPYTGKLASLPQVILTPHMGSYAREARALMEEESAQHLFDGLVELGLAQ; encoded by the coding sequence ATGAAACTACTGATTAGTACTTCTTCTTTCGATCTGCAAAGCAATCAGATTTTGCAAAAGCTTCAACAGCAAGGATTTGAGATTATTTTAAATCCCTATGGTAGGAGACTAAAAGAATCAGAACTTTTAGAATTACTCAGTGATGATGTTGTGGGCATGATTGCAGGTGTAGAACCAATCACACGTAATGTTCTCTCCTCAGCTAAGTCTCTCAAAATTATTTCACGATGCGGAATTGGTACTGATAGCGTCGATCTCCACGCAGCAGCAGAAATGGGTATTCCCGTGCATATAACGCCTACAGCGCCAGTAATTGCAGTAGCGGAACTAGCAGTAAGTTTAATACTTGCTTCATTAAGACGAATTGCAGAAGCCGATCGCCAACTGCGGACAGGAACATGGAAGCCATTAATGGGAAGACTCATTGCATCTCAAGTTATTGGCTTATTGGGTTATGGAAGAGTTGGTAATCGAGTGGGGCAACTTCTGAAAACTTTTGGAGCCAAAAGAGTTGCCTATGATATAGCTAGTAGTTCACTATTTGCTGATACTGTGAGTGTAGCATCACTAGATGAATTTCTGGCTATGGCAACTGTAGTGACAATTCATATTCCCTATAGCAAGGAAAATCATCATTTAGTCGATCGCGACTTTATTAATAAGATGCAGGCAGGCAGTATTTTAATCAATACTTCGAGAGGGGGCATCATTGATGAAGAAGCTTTATATGATGCGCTCGTATCAGGGCACTTAGCAGGAGCAGCCCTTGATGTCTTTGAAGAGGAACCCTACACTGGCAAGTTGGCAAGTCTTCCACAAGTTATTTTGACTCCACATATGGGTTCCTATGCTAGGGAGGCGAGAGCACTAATGGAAGAAGAATCTGCACAACATCTCTTTGATGGTCTTGTTGAGCTTGGTTTAGCGCAATAA
- a CDS encoding AEC family transporter, translated as MFTLENPLVMLYVRLIGWTLLGYVLGKLLPNVYISYLGKALLFVGIPIGIVSFLRQADLSGWIVIAPTTAWVAIFVGAGLAWIWIDLGVSDERFQALSRGITSREKTVEVTSGTNTTIQQESAWSGPTQGSFLLAMTLGNTAFMGYPVSLALVEPRYFAWSLFYDLIGSTIAAYSVGIALASRFGSTANNLPKPNPLVSMAKTPALWSLPIGVGMRFVPLPTVITSGMNAIAWTTVTLSLVMIGMQLSQLQTFKNIKKALTCLSIKMLLTPLVVGTGLMFFGVTGEPRLAMVLQMAMPPAFSTLVIAQAYNLDRDLTVTTLAFGVVLLLFTIPIWLWLFS; from the coding sequence ATGTTTACATTAGAAAATCCCCTCGTCATGCTGTATGTGAGATTAATTGGATGGACTCTTTTGGGATATGTATTAGGAAAACTCCTACCCAATGTCTACATCAGCTATCTAGGCAAAGCTTTACTGTTTGTGGGAATTCCTATTGGAATTGTTTCCTTTTTGCGTCAAGCTGATTTATCAGGATGGATTGTGATTGCACCAACGACGGCTTGGGTAGCAATTTTTGTAGGTGCAGGCTTGGCTTGGATTTGGATCGATTTAGGTGTGAGTGATGAAAGGTTTCAGGCTTTATCTAGGGGGATCACATCTCGCGAAAAAACTGTTGAAGTAACATCTGGGACAAACACAACCATCCAACAAGAAAGTGCATGGTCAGGACCAACTCAAGGCAGTTTTTTGCTTGCAATGACTTTAGGAAATACTGCTTTTATGGGATATCCTGTAAGTCTTGCCCTAGTGGAACCTCGTTATTTTGCATGGTCACTATTTTATGACCTAATTGGCTCAACGATCGCCGCCTATTCCGTTGGTATTGCTTTGGCAAGTCGTTTTGGCAGCACAGCTAACAACCTGCCGAAACCAAATCCACTTGTATCAATGGCAAAGACTCCAGCGTTATGGAGTTTACCCATCGGTGTTGGTATGCGATTTGTCCCATTGCCAACAGTAATTACTTCGGGAATGAATGCGATCGCATGGACAACTGTTACCCTCTCACTCGTAATGATTGGGATGCAGCTTAGTCAGTTACAGACCTTCAAAAACATCAAAAAAGCACTCACTTGTCTATCAATCAAAATGCTACTCACCCCATTAGTGGTGGGTACTGGCTTGATGTTTTTTGGAGTTACAGGAGAACCTCGGCTAGCAATGGTCTTGCAAATGGCAATGCCTCCAGCCTTTTCTACCCTAGTTATAGCTCAAGCCTATAATCTTGACCGAGACCTGACGGTTACGACCTTAGCCTTTGGTGTCGTGTTGCTGTTATTTACTATACCTATTTGGCTATGGTTATTTTCATAA
- a CDS encoding SDR family NAD(P)-dependent oxidoreductase, with protein sequence MTKFRDFPQDFKGKVAIITGASSGIGQAVAEAIANCDAHTVFISRSGAEAIASALNAADKSALSLPCDVTDEIQVKQAIATVFERYGRIDILINNAAINQLAKIEDISLEDWNRVMATNLTSQFLCCKYVVPIMKQQRNGNIINVSSIAGHFRSKISGIHYVASKAGVVGFTRQLAYELAPFQINVNAICPSQTYTPMLAATLPPEAEQKLIDSIPLGRIASMEEQVNVILFLASHLSSYMTGAIIDVNGGQF encoded by the coding sequence ATGACCAAATTCCGTGACTTTCCCCAAGATTTCAAGGGAAAGGTAGCAATTATTACTGGTGCAAGTAGTGGTATTGGTCAAGCTGTGGCAGAAGCGATCGCAAATTGTGATGCTCATACCGTATTTATTTCTCGTAGTGGCGCAGAAGCGATCGCTTCTGCGCTCAATGCCGCAGATAAATCGGCTCTATCTCTGCCCTGTGATGTCACTGACGAGATTCAAGTTAAACAAGCGATCGCTACAGTTTTTGAGAGATATGGGCGCATTGATATCCTGATCAACAATGCCGCCATCAATCAACTTGCCAAGATTGAAGATATTTCCCTTGAGGATTGGAATCGCGTCATGGCAACCAATCTCACCAGTCAGTTTCTGTGCTGTAAATATGTAGTACCGATCATGAAGCAACAAAGAAATGGCAACATTATCAATGTTTCTTCGATCGCAGGGCATTTTAGAAGCAAAATATCAGGAATTCACTATGTTGCTTCCAAAGCTGGAGTGGTGGGCTTTACTAGACAGCTTGCTTACGAGCTAGCCCCCTTTCAAATTAATGTTAATGCGATTTGCCCCAGTCAAACCTATACCCCAATGTTGGCAGCAACTTTGCCGCCAGAAGCTGAACAAAAATTGATTGATTCCATCCCCTTGGGCAGAATTGCTTCCATGGAGGAGCAGGTAAATGTCATTCTATTTCTCGCATCACATCTATCCAGTTATATGACAGGTGCGATCATTGATGTCAATGGAGGACAATTCTAA
- a CDS encoding cupin domain-containing protein, giving the protein MTAIATQDKDLASVMKNDGVAKANTHDSINRIFNRLEDIKKEMGEPSWSVRLIYTDMMSAVMICQKPGESNRTHYHANEDEWWVIMEGELEWDVDGYGTYHAKKDDIVFVPRKVIHNIRVVGDQPSIRLAIGKPDVNHIFVEDHVFAQN; this is encoded by the coding sequence ATGACCGCGATCGCTACTCAAGACAAAGACCTCGCTAGCGTGATGAAAAATGATGGAGTTGCTAAGGCAAACACCCATGACAGTATCAATCGCATCTTCAATCGTTTAGAAGACATTAAAAAAGAGATGGGTGAACCATCTTGGTCAGTGCGCCTCATTTACACCGATATGATGAGTGCTGTGATGATTTGCCAAAAGCCTGGTGAAAGCAATCGCACTCACTATCATGCCAATGAGGATGAATGGTGGGTAATCATGGAAGGTGAACTTGAGTGGGATGTAGATGGTTATGGAACCTATCACGCCAAAAAAGATGACATCGTTTTTGTTCCACGTAAGGTGATTCATAATATCCGCGTTGTGGGTGATCAGCCATCGATTCGTCTAGCGATCGGTAAGCCCGATGTCAATCACATTTTTGTAGAAGATCACGTTTTTGCCCAAAATTAG
- a CDS encoding iron uptake porin produces the protein MIKLNKSVNTVASLSLLSAIALAPSTAQAETTSSFINGDPFKAIELKQEIQKQAQNVTSVSQLSDVKPTDWAFTALQSLVERYGCIAGYPDRTFRGKQATSRYEFAAGLNACLDKINEIISAGLADKVSKEDLATLQKLQEEFAAELATLRGRVDALDAKVTKLEAQQFSTTTKLTGEVIFSTTAGTGGPNNANSNVTLGYRARLVLNTSFTGKDLLRTRLEAGNNLGSTADTSSLAALLGTNTARIGPGSGNTGTTSLPGNSPVNTFNLSLLDYKFPIFDGKVNLYIAPISFPDEFFTVLSPVASNGQGSISRFGRFDPLMRIAATSSLFAFDWAITDKVRLQAGYGSSAPATASPGGTGGLFGGSTIALVQLLFKPADNLDTSITYANTYQQFGGNGRSTLGTGLTSSEFITTDGTNAVNGSTRANSIAGNLAWKITPKLTFHTWGTVIFADAVNASASTTFTSWITGLTLNDLFSEGSAGSILFGQPINRSSVSGTATLGAVNSTPYHLELFYRYRISKNISITPGIFWVFNPEGVSTNPTATVGVIRTTFTF, from the coding sequence ATGATCAAGCTCAATAAATCTGTAAATACTGTAGCTAGCCTTTCCTTACTATCAGCAATAGCTCTAGCTCCAAGTACTGCACAAGCTGAAACCACTTCATCCTTTATCAATGGCGATCCCTTCAAGGCTATTGAACTGAAGCAAGAAATACAAAAACAAGCACAGAACGTTACATCCGTATCCCAACTAAGTGATGTCAAGCCCACTGATTGGGCTTTTACGGCTCTACAATCCCTAGTTGAGCGTTATGGTTGTATTGCTGGTTATCCTGATCGCACTTTTCGCGGCAAGCAAGCCACCAGTCGCTATGAATTTGCCGCAGGCTTAAATGCTTGTCTCGATAAAATCAACGAGATCATCTCCGCAGGTCTGGCTGACAAAGTTAGCAAAGAAGATCTCGCTACTCTCCAAAAACTACAGGAAGAGTTTGCCGCAGAACTTGCCACTCTACGTGGTCGTGTTGATGCCCTCGATGCCAAAGTCACTAAGCTAGAAGCACAACAATTTTCGACCACCACTAAACTTACAGGTGAAGTTATCTTCTCTACTACTGCAGGTACTGGTGGTCCCAATAACGCTAACTCTAATGTCACGTTGGGATATCGAGCTCGCCTTGTACTCAACACCAGTTTTACAGGTAAAGACTTACTCAGAACTCGCCTCGAAGCAGGTAACAACTTAGGTAGTACAGCTGATACTTCCAGCCTTGCCGCTTTACTAGGAACTAACACAGCCAGAATTGGTCCAGGTTCTGGTAACACGGGAACAACCAGTTTACCTGGCAACTCTCCCGTAAATACATTTAATCTAAGCTTACTGGACTACAAATTCCCGATTTTTGATGGTAAGGTCAACCTCTACATCGCCCCCATTAGCTTCCCTGATGAATTCTTCACAGTGCTTTCTCCTGTGGCAAGCAATGGTCAAGGTTCCATTTCTAGGTTTGGGCGTTTTGATCCATTAATGCGGATTGCAGCTACATCTTCTTTGTTTGCGTTTGATTGGGCAATCACAGACAAAGTGAGACTTCAAGCAGGTTATGGATCATCTGCACCTGCTACAGCTTCTCCTGGTGGAACAGGTGGATTATTTGGAGGCTCGACCATTGCTCTAGTGCAGCTTTTATTCAAACCTGCTGATAATCTAGATACTTCTATTACCTATGCTAATACTTATCAACAGTTTGGAGGTAATGGTAGAAGTACTTTAGGTACTGGTTTAACCAGTTCAGAATTTATTACTACCGATGGGACTAACGCTGTAAATGGTTCAACCAGAGCTAACTCGATCGCAGGTAATTTAGCTTGGAAAATCACACCTAAGTTGACATTCCATACATGGGGAACGGTGATTTTTGCAGATGCAGTAAATGCTTCTGCATCGACTACCTTTACTAGTTGGATTACTGGGTTAACCCTCAATGACTTGTTTAGCGAAGGCAGTGCAGGAAGCATTCTTTTTGGTCAGCCCATCAATCGCTCATCTGTAAGTGGCACAGCAACTTTAGGAGCAGTTAATTCCACTCCTTATCATTTAGAGTTGTTCTATCGTTATCGTATCAGCAAAAACATCAGTATCACCCCTGGGATTTTCTGGGTTTTCAATCCTGAAGGTGTCAGCACCAATCCGACAGCAACTGTTGGTGTAATTCGGACAACGTTCACTTTCTAA
- a CDS encoding HNH endonuclease, translating to MVPIFRQGTNDESNLALACRSCNLGKGTRISGNVSDANGEVLFFLLRQNH from the coding sequence ATTGTCCCGATCTTTCGACAAGGTACAAATGATGAGTCGAATTTAGCACTTGCCTGTCGATCTTGCAATCTTGGTAAGGGAACTCGTATTAGTGGTAATGTTTCTGATGCAAATGGGGAAGTTTTGTTTTTTCTCCTAAGACAAAATCATTGA
- a CDS encoding glutaminase translates to MFEQSLSRSLELAKNESLKGKLPSYIPLLSQVDPQTIAIAIQHLQENKSEAAGDITNTFPLMSVIKPFLLLYLLENLGFDQVFQLVDRLPSQEAFNAIPEGKPHNPMLNSGAIALSSLLPSSETLRNWLNVRADANLELDQLMLNSVRSVANRRNLAIAARLQELGLIANPEQALAIYEEICCLRGNVQDLAQIGMLLVNTQRSPYISIILEIMTKCGMYEASEEFAQDIGLPSKSSVSGAILSIVPDLAAIASYSPTLDAIGNSVGGLFLIRQVATYLGY, encoded by the coding sequence TTGTTTGAACAAAGCTTGTCCCGATCGCTAGAACTAGCCAAGAATGAATCTCTGAAGGGAAAGTTACCAAGCTATATCCCACTTTTATCTCAAGTTGATCCACAGACGATCGCGATCGCCATACAACATCTACAAGAAAATAAATCAGAAGCGGCAGGTGATATTACCAATACTTTTCCTTTGATGAGTGTAATCAAGCCATTTTTGCTGTTGTATTTATTAGAAAATCTTGGGTTTGATCAGGTTTTTCAGCTTGTCGATCGCCTACCTAGTCAAGAAGCATTTAATGCAATCCCAGAGGGCAAACCTCATAATCCGATGTTAAATAGTGGCGCGATCGCCCTTTCATCATTACTGCCATCTTCAGAGACTTTGCGAAATTGGCTAAATGTGAGAGCCGATGCAAATTTGGAGCTTGATCAATTAATGTTGAATTCAGTGCGATCAGTTGCCAATCGTCGTAATTTAGCGATCGCTGCCCGTTTGCAGGAGTTGGGCTTAATTGCTAACCCTGAGCAAGCTTTGGCTATTTATGAAGAAATTTGTTGTTTGCGGGGCAATGTGCAGGACTTAGCCCAAATTGGGATGTTGTTAGTAAATACCCAGCGATCACCTTATATTTCTATAATTTTAGAAATCATGACAAAATGTGGAATGTATGAAGCTTCTGAAGAATTTGCCCAAGATATCGGACTACCCTCCAAATCTAGTGTGAGTGGGGCAATTTTATCGATTGTGCCAGATTTGGCAGCGATCGCTAGCTATAGCCCCACCCTTGATGCGATCGGTAATTCCGTAGGCGGTTTATTTCTCATTCGTCAGGTAGCGACTTATTTGGGATATTAA
- the acpP gene encoding acyl carrier protein, with translation MSSTFEQVQEIVASQLGVDKDEVKPEASFANDLGADSLDTVELVMALEEKFGVEIPDEDAEKIATVEDAVKYIDEKQAA, from the coding sequence ATGAGTAGTACCTTTGAGCAAGTTCAAGAGATCGTTGCATCCCAACTAGGCGTTGATAAAGACGAAGTTAAGCCTGAAGCTAGCTTTGCCAACGACCTTGGCGCTGACTCTCTCGATACTGTCGAACTAGTTATGGCTTTAGAAGAAAAATTCGGTGTGGAAATCCCCGACGAAGACGCAGAAAAGATTGCCACTGTTGAAGATGCAGTTAAGTATATTGATGAGAAACAAGCTGCTTAA
- the fabF gene encoding beta-ketoacyl-ACP synthase II, whose translation MQNPQPLSRVVVTGLGAITPIGNTVEEYWQGLVDGKNGITEITRFDTTDHECRVGGEVKDFDPLTYIPAKESRRMDRFAQFGVSASIQALRDANLEITPVNAAQIGVLLGTGIGGLQVLEDQHEIIRTKGPSRCSPFMIPMMIGNMAAGLTAIHTGAQGPNSCTVTACAAGSNAIGDAFRLVQSGFAQAMICGGTEAAITPLGFAGFASARAMSRRNDDPAHASRPFDKDRDGFVMGEGAGILILENLEHALARGAKIYAEIVGYGCTCDAYHMTSPSPDGEGAIRAMSLALKDAEVTPEMVDYINAHGTSTAANDKTETKAIKQVLGDHAYKVAVSSTKSMTGHLLGGSGGIEAVATVLAVKNDIAPPTMNLENPDPECDLDYVPNQSRPMTINVATSNSFGFGGHNVTLVFKKYQA comes from the coding sequence ATGCAAAACCCCCAGCCCCTCTCTCGCGTCGTTGTCACTGGACTAGGTGCAATCACACCGATCGGTAACACGGTCGAAGAATATTGGCAAGGTCTAGTTGATGGTAAAAACGGGATTACAGAAATTACTCGCTTCGATACAACTGATCATGAATGTCGTGTGGGCGGCGAAGTTAAGGATTTTGATCCACTAACTTATATTCCCGCTAAAGAATCACGACGGATGGATCGCTTTGCTCAATTTGGTGTTAGTGCCAGTATTCAAGCATTGCGCGATGCTAATCTCGAAATTACGCCAGTCAATGCTGCTCAAATTGGTGTATTGCTAGGTACTGGGATTGGTGGCTTACAAGTCCTTGAAGATCAGCACGAAATTATTCGCACTAAAGGACCTTCTCGCTGTAGCCCATTTATGATTCCGATGATGATCGGCAATATGGCGGCAGGTTTGACAGCAATTCACACGGGCGCACAAGGTCCTAACTCCTGCACGGTGACAGCTTGTGCGGCTGGTTCTAATGCGATCGGCGATGCGTTTCGTTTGGTACAAAGTGGTTTTGCTCAAGCAATGATTTGCGGTGGGACAGAAGCCGCGATTACCCCTCTAGGCTTTGCGGGATTTGCCTCTGCTAGAGCCATGTCGCGTCGTAATGATGATCCTGCCCATGCGTCACGTCCCTTTGATAAGGATCGTGATGGCTTTGTAATGGGTGAAGGCGCAGGCATTTTAATCCTCGAAAATCTTGAACATGCTCTAGCGCGTGGAGCAAAAATCTATGCGGAGATCGTTGGCTATGGCTGTACTTGCGATGCCTATCATATGACTTCTCCTTCCCCCGATGGTGAAGGTGCGATCCGTGCGATGTCCCTTGCCCTGAAGGATGCTGAGGTCACTCCTGAGATGGTGGACTACATCAATGCTCATGGGACAAGTACTGCTGCCAATGATAAGACCGAAACAAAGGCAATCAAGCAAGTTTTAGGCGATCATGCTTATAAGGTGGCGGTTAGTTCTACTAAGTCGATGACAGGTCACTTGCTCGGTGGTTCAGGTGGTATTGAGGCAGTAGCAACGGTTCTGGCTGTTAAAAATGACATTGCACCGCCAACCATGAACTTAGAAAATCCTGATCCTGAATGTGATCTCGATTATGTCCCGAACCAGTCCCGTCCAATGACAATCAATGTGGCGACTTCTAACTCCTTTGGATTTGGTGGTCATAACGTAACTCTAGTTTTCAAAAAATACCAAGCATAA